A portion of the Anabas testudineus chromosome 22, fAnaTes1.2, whole genome shotgun sequence genome contains these proteins:
- the irf2bpl gene encoding probable E3 ubiquitin-protein ligase IRF2BPL has translation MTSPQVSSSRRQSCYLCDLPRMPWAMIWDFTEPVCRGCVNYEGADRIEFVIETTRHLKRAHGFQDGRSPAGGPPPPPQQQPAVAKSQAVLLTGKEPGGQLNHHQHQADGPGKSQQPGLDRYSLGADSRARFDYSGHSSRLPNGLGGPNGFKPDDGPPELNRQSPNSRSRSHGGLVSAPGQMNVPPNLLPQTLLNGPAAHGVASRAAPQGAMVSVSLPGQVGLSEPGGKRPASVSSTDQERELKEKQRNAEALAELSESLRNRQEEWASKPKIVRDTLVTLSGCTPFDVRFKKDHGLVGRVFAFDAVSKPGMDYELKIFIEYPSGSGNVFSSASGVAKQMYQDCMKDFGRGLSSGFKYLEYEKKHGSGDWRLLGDLLPESLRFFKEVLGGDMLPQPYIDGSYPLLPTSLVLPGRALASGSGSSSSRAGVRKRKASPEPDSADGGLKLTDEQQRQQWINSQTEALKLSMAAGSFTGPPPPLGAGHPGLPSGRVTPPEPAAAPQNGQSPMAALMSVADTLGNAHSPGKDRDSVHSTTSSSRHNSSSPVSPASVSGQRRLSSRNGELGLSGSSQSAGGMDQVHAQNVPDSPMANSGPLCCTICHERLEDTHFVQCPSVPNHKFCFPCSRESIKAQGASGEVYCPSGEKCPLVGSNVPWAFMQGEIATILAGDVKVKKERDP, from the coding sequence ATGACCTCCCCGCAGGTCTCCTCGTCCCGCAGACAGTCATGTTACCTGTGCGACCTGCCCCGCATGCCCTGGGCCATGATCTGGGACTTCACGGAACCCGTGTGTCGGGGCTGCGTCAACTACGAGGGCGCGGACCGGATCGAGTTCGTGATTGAGACAACCCGCCACCTGAAGCGGGCTCACGGCTTCCAGGATGGCAGATCCCCCGCAGGCGGACCGCCTCCGCCGCCGCAGCAGCAGCCCGCCGTGGCGAAGAGCCAGGCGGTATTACTGACCGGGAAGGAGCCGGGGGGGCAGCTcaaccaccaccagcaccaggCGGACGGACCGGGGAAGTCCCAGCAGCCCGGTCTGGACCGGTACTCGCTCGGTGCGGACAGCCGGGCCCGGTTTGACTACAGCGGGCACAGCAGCAGGCTGCCTAACGGACTCGGAGGTCCGAACGGGTTTAAACCAGACGACGGACCGCCCGAGCTGAACCGACAGAGTCCGAACTCGAGGAGCAGGAGCCACGGCGGGCTGGTGTCGGCCCCGGGACAAATGAACGTGCCGCCGAACCTGCTGCCTCAGACCCTGTTGAACGGACCGGCCGCGCACGGAGTGGCGAGCAGAGCCGCCCCGCAGGGCGCCATGGTCAGCGTGTCCCTGCCCGGACAGGTGGGGCTGTCTGAGCCGGGAGGGAAGCGGCCCGCCTCGGTGTCCAGCACGGACCAGGAGCGGGAGCTTAAGGAGAAGCAGCGGAACGCGGAGGCTCTGGCCGAGCTGAGCGAGAGCCTCCGGAACCGGCAGGAGGAGTGGGCCAGCAAGCCGAAGATCGTGCGGGACACGCTGGTCACTCTGTCCGGCTGCACCCCGTTCGACGTCCGCTTCAAGAAAGACCACGGCCTGGTCGGCAGGGTGTTCGCCTTCGACGCCGTGTCCAAACCCGGGATGGACTACGAGCTGAAGATCTTCATCGAGTACCCGAGCGGCTCCGGGAACGTGTTCTCCAGCGCCTCGGGGGTGGCCAAGCAGATGTACCAGGACTGCATGAAGGACTTCGGCAGAGGTCTGTCCTCCGGGTTCAAGTACCTGGAGTACGAGAAGAAGCACGGCTCCGGGGACTGGCGGCTGCTCGGGGACCTGCTCCCGGAGTCACTGCGGTTTTTTAAGGAGGTGTTGGGAGGAGACATGCTGCCGCAGCCCTACATCGACGGCAGCTACCCGTTGCTGCCCACCTCCCTGGTGCTCCCGGGCCGGGCTTTGGCTTCGGGCAGCGGGAGCAGCAGCTCCAGGGCCGgggtgaggaagaggaaagcGTCCCCGGAGCCGGACTCCGCGGACGGCGGCCTGAAGCTGACGGAtgagcagcagaggcagcagtggatCAACAGCCAGACCGAAGCCCTCAAACTCTCCATGGCTGCGGGCTCCTTCACCGGGCCGCCGCCTCCGCTCGGCGCGGGACACCCAGGCCTCCCCTCCGGCCGCGTCACCCCCCCGGAACCCGCCGCTGCTCCACAGAACGGCCAGTCCCCGATGGCCGCGCTCATGTCAGTCGCTGACACGCTCGGGAACGCGCACTCCCCCGGCAAGGACAGAGACTCGGTTcactccaccacctcctcctccagacacaacagcagcagcccgGTGTCCCCCGCTTCCGTGTCCGGACAAAGGCGCCTGTCGTCCCGCAACGGAGAGCTGGGGTTGTCCGGGTCCTCTCAGTCCGCAGGTGGCATGGACCAGGTGCACGCGCAGAACGTGCCCGACTCTCCCATGGCCAACAGCGGGCCCCTGTGCTGCACGATCTGCCACGAACGGTTAGAGGACACGCACTTCGTGCAGTGTCCGTCCGTCCCCAACCACAAGTTCTGCTTCCCCTGCTCCAGGGAGAGCATCAAGGCCCAGGGAGCCTCCGGGGAGGTGTACTGCCCCAGTGGGGAGAAGTGCCCCCTGGTGGGCTCCAATGTGCCCTGGGCCTTCATGCAGGGGGAGATAGCCACGATCCTGGCAGGAGATGTGAAggtaaagaaggagagagacccctga